In Syntrophales bacterium, the sequence GTTAGAAAGAAATGAATAGAGTTGAGATGCTTGAAAAAGAACAGATGAGATTAGATATTCCTTATTTTAAATCAGGTGATACCGTTAAGGTGTACGCGAAAATTGTCGAAGGCCAGAAAGAGAGAACACAGATTTTTGAAGGAGTTGTAATAAGGAAAAGAGGGGGAAGTAACCGGGCAAGTTTTACTGTGAGGAAAATATCATATGGTGTAGGTGTTGAAAGAACTTTCCCCCTTCATTCGCCTATAATAGACAGGATCGAGGTTGTGAGAAAAGGAA encodes:
- the rplS gene encoding 50S ribosomal protein L19 translates to MNRVEMLEKEQMRLDIPYFKSGDTVKVYAKIVEGQKERTQIFEGVVIRKRGGSNRASFTVRKISYGVGVERTFPLHSPIIDRIEVVRKGKVRRSRLYYLRGLRGKKARIKEANRR